In Plasmodium gaboni strain SY75 chromosome 7, whole genome shotgun sequence, the following are encoded in one genomic region:
- a CDS encoding putative centrin, whose product MKLHMSLFYFIFLFLTFFNIVKAQDNKNNVEETLKEQVEMTEEEKDDIYSEFVEYDLNKDGLIDAEEIVVTLKNMKKADFINFFNKVDLDSSGTISIDEYMLFINSN is encoded by the exons atgaaattaCATATGagtttattttattttatattccttttcttaacattttttaacatAGTAAAAGCTCAA gataataaaaataatgtgGAAGAAACACTTAAAGAGCAAGTTGAAATGACcgaagaagaaaaagacGATATATATTCTGAATTTGTTGAATATgatttaaataaagatg gaCTAATTGATGCTGAAGAAATTGTTGttacattaaaaaatatgaaaaaggcagattttataaacttttttaataaagtAGACTTGGACTCTTCTGGAACAA ttTCAATTGACgaatatatgttatttataAACTCCAACTGA
- a CDS encoding hypothetical protein (conserved Plasmodium protein, unknown function) gives MKEQEENNVILNISDISKENDEEPNDEIMFFDINNSINHLTGKEFYFYSNNDVYIYKQNNPHEFLKDTSSMRVEDETCSSQQDNENNDESDKNEESDVIDTSDVIHTSDVINKSDVINKSDVIHTSNVIHTSNVIHTNIQNKYCKLKDYKHKYNNNSINNMNNVNSTSDKVNIRSVETNNFKNNKHINNNHNNKNKNSKSIHDTSFFSDHFKNNNQLEDKVKFVFSQELNKVNDIFNVEEIMKIINNLNSIRIEIETTIYKKLEKKYKNFLLNTIKIKEIDSDITNMKNHLSNNLNQIKLLQEQKYKEKLHIIDLISKKNIYKQINLLLLIIFIISNYDILIFKNILKKNFEFSSITFYELYQFINDNNKLLQHITSVNNLKDKMFSIYFNRIKENNETNFIQFLFSDDSKKKNQININEFLTTLLKIYYLLFKIKPFNFIDNSLVYMYQFFQQISKQIVFSCFMRNMENQHENIHHKIGEHALIKNQINSKYKNKVNNTLDHFQKINKKKNHHHQNLYNPPNDENKNVDVLDNQNVDVLDKQNVDVLDNHNIYHNIQDKSFSQNQDNHNIGQVPKDQQNLLSCKTEESEELIDKDVSICDKKNLTHNMIYIKYDQIDENIKKNKNNNNNNNNSNNNNISERNIYQNNQSTNQPNDADNFLFIPLNELVPKLNDSSSLFSLIKIYEILFDVFNKYDYIIIYLLNYYLQKNDIYKYQTQNEAKSDHLQKTNVTLYNKIDQYNKDNEQIINMYTHKLTNETYQKISTQKRLLPNYNSNNENISIDNNGTNNLDECNNSELYNIDNNHSNIFYIPDTYNSHLLTYFLKNDTMNINQTYDQKFTTIKNKIESYLKKKSISYIHSQEYIHFILQNALHLIYVKKKFLKNMEKVIKTIIENIHFNNFNFNHICSYIFLTIIYCLHSYLFKYNSSNDQIYYLKEILNKNININLYVNQKDNINLYVNQKDNINLYVNQKDNIKVNENINTDIQTNDYKNYCNSFYNEHKKVYYEENIRTSIFEDQNLLKNILQDSTIFLEVEKKLKRNYFPTYYYLNIKILNDMINRDHWIRIPNKINNKIFNNNFTFNFNNVLTFYKNEFHDFLNVPFSPNPLKNFNFKNIRQYVYTDEHIKKKCDNIKNINITNKNLDTSICDDKYLKKEDFYSYNISSSKEDTEKIYISETSDFNIVNFQSITSNSSNLLTCIIQDYFILQNLVHNLKEDINKYIFKCIDMYIYIICYYFMKRSNIQEFLFNVKQNKDKLNINNILFIIKKQEKYTELYTFLQYYNDEIKKNEQHYNFLFVNTNINTSFQSKSNMTHKDNIINDKNYVSTYPLSNCFKIFSFTSLYALSEKIICLESLFCLLINMKEEIIKMNENETYKNQDKNKHNNNNNNSNMYVQMCELQYNKIDTFHTDNNVHNNIDNNNNVLKQNNHCNKDTNDVAYTFKTFLDKKLNMINEMRILTYCDSLYNIIDSENYVSEILKIINEAYNNNNNINNVEEYNKNKYKNNKINLFSNDDVNKKTENLKKKLDEYVNLYINILNDSKRKLMFCCEGILSIVIHYLLWNLINYIFNINNIEIIQNIKSDFFPVKESPNRNDNNNNNNNYHDNIFFMPPKNHSHNHLHNNEENIKSKDNNFYNHDNKNLISILSYQFNKISNCIKKNIINLENEIDEQINNNINIHNSIYYKFYKDLKNSENPMYQYYYIYLSKGITYFDQYIDLHFYNLDKLDNFLKNYNSDIYQYKHIQSIISKYNTYK, from the coding sequence atgaaagAACAAGAAGAAAACAACGTAATACTTAATATTTCAGATATttcaaaagaaaatgatgaagaaccaaatgatgaaattatgttttttgacataaataatagtaTAAATCATCTTACAGGGAAagaattttatttttattcaaataatgatgtatatatttataaacaaaataatcctcatgaatttttaaaagacACGTCGTCCATGAGGGTTGAGGATGAAACATGTTCTTCCCAACaagataatgaaaataatgatgagagtgataaaaatgaagaaagTGATGTAATTGATACAAGTGATGTTATTCATACAAGTGATGTGATTAATAAAAGTGATGTGATTAATAAAAGTGATGTTATTCATACAAGTAATGTTATTCATACAAGTAATGTTATTCATAcaaatattcaaaataaatattgtaAACTTAAAgattataaacataaatataataataattctatAAATAACATGAACAACGTAAATAGTACCAGTGATAAAGTGAATATAAGAAGCGTCGAGACAAATAACttcaaaaataataaacatattaataataaccataataataaaaataaaaactCAAAGAGTATTCATGATACATCTTTCTTTTCTGATCATTTCAAAAATAACAACCAACTAGAAGATAAAGTAAAATTTGTTTTCTCAcaagaattaaataaagtaaatgatatttttaaCGTTGAAGAGattatgaaaattattaataatttaaattcTATCAGAATAGAAATAGAAACAAccatatataaaaaattagaaaagaaatataaaaattttcttcttaatactattaaaattaaagaaataGATTCTGATATTACAAATATGAAAAATCATTTAtctaataatttaaatcaaataaaattgttacaagaacaaaaatataaagagaaattacatattataGATTTAAtttctaaaaaaaatatatataaacaaattaatttacttttattaattatatttattatatctaaTTACGATATTctaatttttaaaaatattttaaaaaaaaattttgaattTTCATCTATTACTTTTTATGAATTATATCAATTTATTAATGATAACAATAAATTGTTACAACACATTACATCtgtaaataatttaaaagataaaatgttctcaatttattttaatagaataaaagaaaataatgaaacaaattttattcagtttttattttcagatgattcaaaaaaaaaaaatcaaataaatatcaaTGAATTCTTAACaacattattaaaaatttattatttactctttaaaataaaaccatttaattttatagaTAATTCTTTAGTGTACATGTATCAATTTTTTCAACAAATATCTAAACAAATTGTTTTCTCATGTTTTATGAGAAATATGGAAAATCAACATGAAAATATTCATCATAAAATAGGTGAACATGctttaataaaaaatcaaataaattctaaatataaaaataaagttAATAACACTCTTGATcattttcaaaaaattaataaaaaaaaaaatcacCACCAtcaaaatttatataatcctcctaatgatgaaaataaaaatgtcGATGTTTTAGACAATCAAAATGTCGATGTTTTAGACAAACAAAATGTAGATGTTTTAGAcaatcataatatatatcataatatacAAGATAAATCTTTTTCTCAAAATCAGgataatcataatatagGTCAAGTTCCAAAGGATCAACAAAATCTTTTATCATGCAAAACAGAAGAATCTGAAGAATTAATAGATAAAGATGTATCTATATGtgacaaaaaaaatttaacacataatatgatatacataaaatatgatcaaattgatgaaaatataaaaaaaaataaaaataataataataataataataattccaataataataatataagtgaaagaaatatatatcaaaataatcAATCAACAAATCAACCAAATGATGCagataattttttgtttattcCTTTAAACGAGCTGGTGCCTAAATTAAATGATAGCAGCAGTTTATTTTCACTCATCAAAATATACGAAATTTTATTTGATGTTTTCaataaatatgattatataataatatatctattaaattattatttacaaaaaaatgatatatataaatatcaaACGCAGAACGAAGCAAAATCTGATCATCTTCAAAAAACAAATGtaacattatataataaaatagatcaatataataaggataatgagcaaataataaatatgtacaCACATAAACTTACAAATGAAActtatcaaaaaatatcaaCACAGAAAAGGTTATTACCAAAttataatagtaataatgaaaatatatcaataGACAATAATGGAACAAATAATTTGGATGAATGTAATAATTCAGAACTTTATAATATCGATAATAATCACTCTAACATCTTTTATATACCAGATACATACAATTCACATTTATTAACATACttcttaaaaaatgatacaATGAATATTAATCAAACATATGATCAAAAATTTACAactattaaaaataaaatcgaatcatatttaaaaaaaaaaagtatatcTTATATTCACTCACAAGAgtatatacattttatattacaaaatgcattacatttaatatatgtaaaaaaaaaatttttaaaaaatatggaaaaagtaataaaaactattattgaaaatatacattttaataatttcaattttaatcatatatgttcatatatttttttgacCATCATATATTGTTTGCATTCATATCTATTCAAATATAATTCTTCAAATgatcaaatatattatttaaaggaaattctaaataaaaatataaatataaatttatatgtcAATCAGAAGGacaatataaatttatatgtcAATCAGAaggataatataaatttatatgtcAATCAGAAGGACAATATAAAGGTcaatgaaaatataaatacagATATACAAACaaatgattataaaaattattgtaattctttttataacGAACATAAGAAAGTTTattatgaagaaaatataagaaCTTCCATTTTTGAAGATCAAAACTTATTAAAGAACATTTTACAAGATTCTACTATTTTTCTAGAAGTagaaaagaaattaaaaagaaattattttccaacatattattatttaaatataaaaatattaaatgatatgATTAATAGAGATCATTGGATACGTATAccaaataaaataaataataaaatatttaataacaattttacttttaattttaataatgtattaaccttttataaaaatgaatttcatgattttttaaatgtacCTTTTTCTCCTAACCCTTtgaaaaattttaattttaaaaatataagacaatatgtatatactgatgaacatataaaaaaaaaatgtgataatataaaaaatataaatataacaaataaaaatttgGATACATCTATTTGTGATGATAAATATCTAAAAAAGGAAgatttttattcttataatatatccTCTTCAAAAGAAGATAcagaaaaaatatatatatctgAAACATCTGATTTCAATATTGTAAATTTTCAGAGTATTACTTCTAATTCTAGTAATTTATTAACATGTATAATACAAgattattttattcttcAAAATTTAGTtcataatttaaaagaagatataaataaatatatattcaaatgtattgatatgtatatatatattatatgttattattttatgaaaagATCTAATATACAAGAATTTTTGTTTAACGTGaaacaaaataaagataaattaaatataaataatatactttttataataaaaaaacaagaaaaatatacagaattatatacatttttacaatactataatgatgaaataaaaaaaaatgaacaacattataatttcttaTTTGTAAACactaatataaatacatcATTCCAATCAAAAAGTAATATGACAcataaagataatattattaatgataaaaattatgtatCTACATATCCTTTGAGTAACtgttttaaaatatttagTTTTACATCTTTATATGCTCTTTctgaaaaaattatatgcCTAGAATCTCTTTTTTGTCTGTTAATCAATATgaaagaagaaataataaaaatgaatgaaAATGAAACGTATAAGAACcaagataaaaataaacataataataataataataatagtaatatgTATGTGCAAATGTGTGAACtacaatataataaaatagatACATTCCATACAGATAATAACGTTCATAATAAcattgataataataataatgtgttaaaacaaaataatcATTGTAATAAAGACACTAACGATGTTGCATACACATTTAAAACATTTCttgataaaaaattaaatatgaTCAACGAAATGCGTATATTAACTTACTGCGATTccttatataatattattgaCAGTGAAAATTATGTAAGTGAAATACTAAAAATCATTAATGAAgcttataataataataataatattaacaatgttgaagaatataataagaataaatataaaaataataaaataaactTATTTTCAAATGATGACGTGAATAAGAAAACagaaaatttaaaaaaaaaactagATGAATATGTAAacctatatataaatattttaaatgatagtaaaagaaaattaatGTTTTGTTGTGAAGGTATTTTATCTATTGTTATTCATTATTTGTTATGgaatttaataaattatatttttaatataaacaatattGAAATcatacaaaatataaaatctGATTTTTTTCCAGTTAAAGAAAGTCCCAACAgaaatgataataataataataataataattatcatgataatatttttttcatgCCACCTAAAAATCATAGTCATAACCATTTAcataataatgaagaaaatattaaatcaAAAGACaacaatttttataatcatgataataaaaacttAATATCCATTTTAAGTTATCAATTTAACAAAATATCTAattgtattaaaaaaaatattataaatctagaaaatgaaatagatgaacaaataaataataatataaatatacataattctatatattataagttttataaagatttaaaaaattcaGAAAATCCAATgtatcaatattattatatttatctatCTAAAGGAATCACATATTTTGATCAATATATAgatttacatttttataatttagATAAACTAGATAACTTTctaaaaaattataactCAGATATTTATcaatataaacatatacaatctattatttctaaatataatacatacaAAAA
- a CDS encoding hypothetical protein (conserved Plasmodium protein, unknown function): MNNNNSIFENENPILYNTNEGEENRSSLDESTIKEHIYNKTDLCDIYYDEDKINVDEIFDLLRDIKDPEYSYTLEALKIIEKKNIHINYQEKLITVYFTPTIPNCSLATLIGLMISIKLQYSLCNNYKTNIYIYPGSHNSEHSINKQLNDKERIAAAIENKHLFNVIKNSINYHYPLIKF; this comes from the coding sequence ATgaacaataataattcCATATTTGAAAACGAGAATccaatattatataataccAACGAAGGAGAAGAAAATAGAAGCTCATTAGACGAATCAACAATAAaagaacatatatataacaaaacTGATTTAtgtgatatatattatgatgaaGATAAAATTAATGTAGACGAAATATTCGATTTATTAAGAGATATAAAAGATCCAGAATATTCTTATACATTAGAAGctttaaaaattatagagaaaaaaaatattcatataaattatcaagaaaaattaattacAGTTTATTTTACACCTACCATACCTAATTGTTCTTTAGCAACACTTATAGGATTAATGATAAGTATAAAATTACAATATTCATTATGTAATAATTACAAAActaatatttatatatatcctGGATCACATAATTCAGAACattcaataaataaacaacTAAATGACAAGGAGAGAATAGCAGCAGCTATAGAAAATAaacatttatttaatgtTATCAAAAATAGTAttaattatcattatccacttattaaattttga